The DNA region GGATAAAGACAGGACATGCAGATGCTATTTTAGAATTAcaactaaaaaatgaaaaataaaataaaatataaaacatctATAAGGTTCTTTAGTTGTGTACTAGacactatgtatacatatatccATACtatacataccaattaaaattttaaattttaattattattatccaaaaTGTCAAATTCTTTTGGTCcataaagttttacaaaattttatccaaaccccaaagtttaataaaatatcaatttagtccaaatttgataaaacatgattaaatcataacttttaacttttttaggTGTGCGATATGATGTCCAACCATGTATCTGGAATTTaccaaaattctaaaatattacaCGGTTAGAGTCATGACTTGGGCATGGTTGGAAAAAGTCAAGGTGGCTAACACTAAGGATAGATCATGGCTAGACAAAAATTGGTATAGCCATACAAAACATATGGTGGAAACCACCAAGAAAAAGGCATGGTtggaaaaatacaaaacatatgGTGCAAAACACCAAGAAAGAGGCATGGTTGGACAAAAACTTTGTCCAGCCATGCAAATCATATGTTGCCAAGGCACCACGAGATAGGCATGGTTGGATAAAAATTGTTCTAACTACAATTGGACCAAAAATTGGTCCACCCGTGCATCATGCCTTAAATTCCAGTCTCAGCTTATTGGGTTTTTTAGTGacaaaaaatctagaaaactaCCCAGTTTTTGATACGCTTATCATTGGGGTGAGGGAATACAACACGTAAATCATACTCATACCAATGGCAATCCTCGAATCATGCAATCAACAAGATTCGAAGCTAATTTTGTGCAAGACCAAAACCCTATGacttttaaccaaaaattaaacctacaatatcaacaaagtttaaacaaaattcagAAGTCATCACCCAACAATTTAACACAATTTACATTGTACACGGTACTAAAAAAATCGTGCAACAACACaattgcaaatcatctttataaattttaacagttttgattaatttgattacaTACAATCAACatctaaaatcaatcaaaactaaCAACaggtatatattttcatgaaaatatgctaaACAGTGGCTCTGATATCACTATAGGGTTTTTAAGGCATAAATAATCGACaacataacaaaatttaaaatatttttcaaatcaaacaatctaAAAAATTCTAACCAAAATACTTATTTTAGACATATGTTCATGAACATGTAAAACACTTATAAGGTGTTTTAGAATTCATACGTATGTTGATGACTCTTCTAAATCTTCGCGTGGCTTGAGATTGAACATTATCCAATCCTCAAGGCAATGTCTTGGTATCCATGCAGAGAACGAACATGAGAAAGGTAATCTAGGTGAAGAGGCTACTAGCGCTTTTTGATTGGACTAATGTGTTCACAAGACAGAGAGAGGAAAAACATAAAACTCATGGCCTGggttttttgcttttttaattttgtttattttttgatttaaacGCACACTTTATATAGTGTAAGTGTCTGAATGTGGCAAGAATTTCAAACAAACCTGACACCTTCAACACGTACATGCACTAttggcatgtaaacatgcataGTTGACATGTTTCAAGCATTCCATGGGTGGATATTCTTTTGTCCAACCGTGCAAGCCTTTATatctgtatttattttttaatcttttgtcCAGTTGTGCCATGCCTTTTATTTTCATGGTGCTAGTCAGCACCATGCACACCAAGTATACCTTGGTCAAAGCACAGTCAACTGGGTTCCTCAACTTAAATAGGCAAACTTAGTTTTTCAATGAGTTCACTCTCTCCCTAAACATCAGGATTATCACTAAATAATCTTTACCTCTGGGTTCGAATCAACCCCTATATACATGTAACCCATAAAATTTCTATTGAATTGATAGTGTCTAGATCcatatcaaatcaaacacaaaccaagattgacctctacCAAACCATCATGGCCACCTAGATGACAAAATGTCAGTATACATCTTTTCAgattttacaatatcacagttacgtgcaattcaatcttgttatcaaccaatatctctcaaggttgagaCATACAAAAGTGTTTATctcaataatttattgatatgaactaatatacgtcaatgactaacatggattaggctataacctcatcccattgtggccacaaatttaagttgtcatagatgtcattcagtattctcatatAAGATATCTTTCCTTGTGATGGAGGCATCGTGGAAGCATCGAGCTAGTAAAGAGATCTGCTACATATTCCGATTAggccaattacgaggagcaGAGCTGAGAAGGTGCAATAGGCCTTAAAAGGGCTCGTTGAGGGTTTAAAGACTAAAACCAACTCACTCAAGATGACTAGATGCTGGAAAGAGCCAACAGAGAGGTAAACTTGACTCAGGCCCAAGCCTATGAAGAAATCTAATCTAAAGTGCGCAGATGGACTTTGAACtgtcataacttttgatctgggAAGAGTTATGGGGCTTATAGTATATCAACGTGAAGCTCATTTCAAGCTCTATAACGATGACCCACTTTGCCAATTGTACCTAAGTTTTTAGGCCAAATAAAGATTGTTTTAGTGTGTATCAGATAGTTTTTATTCTATCAAATTTAGGACTTTTGGTTTTTACGATTTTGCTCTTGTTTGTGATCAGGCCAAACTTTATTAAGCCCAATTGACATACttactattaatttaattagtatttGGGTAActaattaggtaatgggcttggaaGTTTgaaagtccattgggtcatgggtagttttagggttaagttggtaTTGCACtacaaaaacttaattttttaatgaggAATGGATCTTTGGCCAACTTTTGCATAGTTCTCTTACTGTTGAATTATCactctttgaacttatcaagatttGTCTTATGGCGTTCACCATTAACTATTCCAAGGTTTGTTTGATTTCATATCGATTTGGGTCAAGGGTCATTTAATTGATAAAACCAATTCAATCCTAgagaaaatatcttcttggaAATTAGGTCTTGCATCAAATCATCAAGTTTCGCGTCACCTTGTGTTTTAGAGCGACAAATCCTTTATCAATCAATCATAGCGTCCATGTAACCCACAATATCATCGATTACTACCTTTTAATTACCCTATTGATGATGGCacattagatagtgtcaaaccataccaatctttACACAAGACAGTCTAGCAAcatcaagtcaaaggatcacatgtgtttgtggtgttcaaaggatttattccatagacactagagcaatcatctatatggatatcctctgtcaagtcaatttgatgaacacatctacaatgtgTACCCAcgtgttacaccaagttgtctATAACTGTTTTGACATGTAAGAATTATCGTCATTTTTAGTAGGGTTGATCAACACTATGacaatttcattatcattacatgtgcctttatttattgtaatgttgagattataaaggtttctagaatgaccacttaatgcATACATAGGGTTCTCACAGTCATTCGTCTAATTCCCTTATCATAGTTCTATCATTCTAAGAACATGTTATTCGTACAAtcataaaatagttaatatatgaaGTGAATAACaatcaattcttttattaattattaatataaaattacatccataaatgtCAAGTTCGATTAGCCCTAATAGTTACTAGGGAACTATAGTTGAAAAATGATAGTCCAATAGGTTCTTTAGTTGGTTGATCATTCGGATGAATTTGATTCTTACCTATAAGGTGTATGGGTGTAGGAGATGACATACTGATCCATGTCCCATTGCATTGAGAGGTCATTCTCGAACTCTAACACTAGTGAccaaaagaagattaaaaagtATAATATCATGGGGTATCTGCTTGCATTCCAAGAAAGTGTatcattgtaaatattttttgtgattGGGAAAACAATATTCACTGTAGTTGTAATTGATAGAATTAACACATTGATGTTGATATTGCAATTTTAGAAATATGAGGCACTCGATACACTATAGGATTAGATAGATTTGATGGCATCTTACGTGTTTTTGACAAGTTGAGATGACAGACGAGAGATATCCTGAGATGGAATGATATCAAACTATATTCAAAAGATATACGATAAGTAATtcttaattgattaattatttattaattaccttGCAAAAATggaaattgatataatttaataagcaggatgatgttaatttcctGCTTGTTACATCTCCATACAAGAAGGCCACATAGCAGTATACTAACATTGTTTGCTACATGGGAATGTCAGATGCATAGTTTTCTTCATTGACATCCTCCTTATCAGGGGAAGTAGCATCAACTCCTCTTGAAGTTGCTTCTTCAAGGCATTAATCCTGCTCACGTTTAGCCCCTTACCACTGATCCACTATAGTTGTCGCCCTTGTTATGCTCCTTACCACCAAGCGCACATTACTTGTATCCCTCATTTTATCCCTTGCCACTAAGTCCACTTTAATCGATCTCACATCAATGCACGATAGCCTTCCATGTGCTACTTTGATGTTACCTTGGCTCAAAAAGGCAATTTTATCTTGGACCATCTGGATGATATGATTACTTATATGGAGAATCGATTGAAggataatattactcatatggAGGATCGACTACATTATCTTACTTCCCATCTCCCCTTATCTGACTTGTACACTTTGTATTGGAATCCATTCTCAAGTGTAAGTCAGCTCACTAcatctttcaaatgttttttattactaaatatgtcaccaatttttaaaaaattcccCTCTCTCATCAATCTTGGACCAGTTGATGTTGACGACTAGGGAGAAAAATCAAGTAGCCacttaaattaaacaattaggATATTCTTAACATATGGTCCAACATAATTGTTGCCATCATACATAGAATTTGCAAGTTGGAGACAACTTGTATCATAGTTAACATGTGTCTTCTTCTCAAACTTTGACTcatcaaaagaaatatcaacCATATCTTTCTCATCGAAGTCACCCAATTCGAAACCCTTTTTTTGTCTGCACGAACTCATTCTTTAGGAGTATACAATACATcatcatgaaaattttcaaagtctATCTCATCAAATTCTTGTTTCAGATTTAACCCAACATTTTCAACCTCTACGAAGCCATCATCATAATGATAATCATCATCACTATCATTGTAGCCATTGCTTTATTACTGCTCCTTGTATTTTGATAAGAGTAGTCGTAACAAAAACTAGAATACCTTCTATGATGTAGATAGACGAGTTAATAAGACCTTACCTCTTcatcattttgtattttgacAAGATATTTGAGGTTGAGATATTTTGGCGCATAGTTGAATATTGTTCAAGGGTCGATCATATGACACTTTTCACTCAACAATTGGGTCAATAACTCAAATGTCATTTTCTTTGGAATTTTAACTACTCttctattacctccaacatattccATTTTGTTCTAATACTTTCAATCCATTCTTCTTAATAAAAAACTGAAGCATAATCCGCTATTTCAGACTTCAAGAGGGTTTGAATTACAAGGTTTTAGGGATTAAGAGTTTTGtgagaaaatatttatctattacaCCTATTATAGTTACACGTAttccaaaaatttatttgaaattataattaaaaatatattctgaTTAATTCgacacaaattttataaaatatcaatttaccccgaAAGCATAATTTATCACTTTACCCCTATAtcattaaatatcaaatttacatCTAAGTttggaaaatatcaatttaacccTCCAATTTTAGGCAGAATTTTTGTACTCGATACATTGATAAAGATCATTTAACCCCACATTGTAAATTATCCCTTCACCTTATGCATGGTATAATGTATAATAACCCCctcattgtaaaatattatttcacccctatacattatctaatatctaataacacacacacacactataaaatatcatttcacccctataattataatattgaaataccccctatatttttctaacattacaaattttatgcataattctatataagtatttaaaacacaattttgaattaacggataaataaagttttgggtcaaaattcatataaatattttgatatcacaaatcaattttctactaattgaattcaaaaacaTAAACTTGTTTTCTTCCAGTTGAACTCTCAATGTTAggttaatgaaattgaaaatttgaatggtgtgaagaaaatataaggattaaaatttatatagaaGACACAAGGgttaaaatttatatagaaGGTATGAAaggtattttttatattatttaaaaatatttgagtatttttgtttaaataatttcaattttaggcATTTATGTTCAAGTCTTTTAAAAGTAAACATTTCCACTGTAGACACATGAATTTtggacatttaatttaattttcccattattaaatatagaatattgtaataaattatatataaataattatacggtaaattaaataggaaaaaaaagagTGGGTGGGTGAGTGGGATGCCCTGCAGCGGCGCACATGGCATAGGGTAAGAGATTTAGGCGACATAGGCACGAGCCCTACATCTTCATGTGCCCACTTCTGTGAATCTCATCACATGCTTTTTCTTAACTTGGGTCCCAGTTTCTcctttcttaattatttatttttcatgtcacCAAACCGTACGCTTCTCCACAACCTCCCACAATTTTATGCATGCAAATTTAGTCCCAACACTGCTTTTCGTTTCCGCATGCATTATTATTtccttttaatttcattgagaCTGTCAAGTAATTgcttcatctttcttcttttctacaCACGATTCTTTCAGGTACTAAAGCCGTTGAAAACTTACACCATCCAGATTATAACCATAAATAATTTCAGCAAGTAAATTTCTTTGTTATGTCTTTCTTGCCCATGAAATAAACACAAAATGTAATGGCGATTAGTTTGAAGAGACGTCTAAAAGAGACCTAATTTAGGTCTGAATCCTGTCTCCATAAAGTGATTTTGATGGATGTTAATACAACCTGACTCAGAGATCATATTCATGTTATATAGCTAAATCCCATTTTCAGACTTTTGTTGGTTTTGGAAGATTCGGATGTAGGTAAAACTTCGTGCCCTAAAATCCTTGAGAATCAAAACCATGAAGCTGTAAAACGAATAAGTAATCACTTCAGCCCACTTGGTTAACTAATTTGATTTCCCCAGTTTCAAAATTTGGCAGCTACTATATCAGCTGGccatttcatttcattatatCTCTATGCATTAACAACTCCAGCCAATCAATGGAAATTAATTGATTTGCAGAAACTTTCAGCTTTTGCATTTCTCATAATTTACGGTTTCTCGTAAATGGATGATGGAGAATGCCAAAACAAGTTCTCCATTGTGATCGTTATCGATATAATAAGAAGGACAAAAGAGAAACAGGGTGGGCCAAACCCTAGTTAAAATGGCAATAGGCCAACAGTCTTACTCCGTTCTGATAGCAATCATAGGCTGCTATAACATCAGAACTTCGTCATCTATCACTGAAAGATACAGAATAATTCAACCCATAAAAGTGAACAGTGTCAAAATCCCAGTAACCGAACTCGGAAAAACAATGCAATCATCCATATATTAATACCCACCCAAGCTCAGAAACTCACCTCTTCCGAAAAAAGGTTCCTGTTATGAtcacttcttcaatttcataAAGCCTTCTAGccactttcatttcatttcaagtacaaaaacgaaaaaaaaaaaaacgacaaatctaattaataaataGTACTGAAAAACTTTCTGAAAGCAAAAGTGggtttagagagagaaaaatctGTTATGGAAGGTGGAAGGAGGGCTAAAGATGGCGAAAATGGGGGTGAAGTTGGTAAGAAGGAGAAGCTGGAGTTTGAGTCCACGGAGCTGAGGCTAGGATTGCCGGGGAATAATGGTGGGGGTTGTGAAGGAGAAGGAGGTGCTGCTGCGAGGAAGAGAGGGTTCTCTGAGACTGTTGATTTGAAGCTGAATCTTTCGTCCAAGCCCAAGGAGAGTTGTGAAACGGATCCGAATGAGAAGGTGAagaatcatcttcttccttctgccgcTGATCCCGCCAAGCCTCCTGCTAAGTAagtttttacttttctttctttctttctcttctactACTGAATTCAGTTTCCTTATGTTATGAGTATGCCACGATTAACTCATTAGGGTTAGTTTAAGATACGCCTGTATTTTCTTGAGTGTCACAGAGAGACGAAGAAAGAGACAGTGATTTTTTCAATCATCCTTTCAAGGGTACTTTAAATCTTGTAGTAATAACAAgtgaaggaaaaacaaaaatatataagaacaATATAaggaattattaaaataacatttttgtatcttaatatatataatagagagaaattaaatttattttgcatatatattatttgaagtTCCTTCTTTTTCTGAACATTCAATTGAATCAAACAGAAGATAATAATTcctgaaattttagaatgaaaatgGTGTGTTTAATAACAATTCTATGAACAGATCTatcatattcaacaaaattgagACTAATAGTAATCTCTATGTTATACTAAAAATTATGCCAAATTAGCCATACATAATTGAATTTCCAGTCTCCTTTACTTCAATTAATCTTGGTAAATGTACGTTTATGAATTTCAGGGCACAGGTGGTGGGTTGGCCGCCGGTTCGAGCATTTCGGAAGAACATGCTAGCTGTCCAGAAGAGCAGCCCTGAGGAAAGTGGTAGTGGTTCTTTTGTGAAGGTGAGCATGGATGGTGCACCTTATCTCAGGAAAGTGGACTTGAAGATGTATAAGAATTACCAAGATCTCTGTGATGCCTTAGGCAAAATGTTCAGCTCCTTAACCACTATTGGTATGCAAATCAATTtctaattaaagataatttaatttattgctaattttgatgaaattaattatacatattgaAGGAAATTGTGGATCCCAAGGGATGAAAGACTTTATGAATGAGAGCAAGCCTATGGATCTCTTGAATGATTCTGATTATGTTCCTACATATGAAGACAGGGATGGTGACTGGATGCTTGTTGGAGATGTCCCATGGGGGTAATTAACTTCTATTTCAATTTCCTTATCCCACGGAATAAAAACACTCATCTCATAGTTAATATGTTAATTATGATCATTAATACTAATTACCAACCCAATTCTCGATTATACTCAGTATGTTTGTTGAATCATGCAAGAGGTTACGTATAATGAAAAGCACCGAGGCCATTGGAATTGGTAAgcataaatttaataaacaaaagtTTTGATTACTTTGTAGCAGTGAACCAAGTTGGGATCGattttaataaactttattaataataaaacttttatggGATTTTTAGCTCCGAGATCCATGGAGAAATTCAAGAACGGAAGCTAAGTGAGATGGCCTTCTCTAAATGAATTAAAGGACCAAGTATCAGAGATAAATGAAATTTGAGCAGGAAGTTTATGTGTTATTAATTATGctttgttatataaattaaatgtgaGATACTTGAGTATTTTTATtgtggaaagaaacaaaataataacttttatgTTACGTTACAAATTCAGACtttggttttgttttaattattggcTTGTTTAGTGTTAATGGCTTGctttatgatgaaaaataattatgatgGTGTAcctgtttattattattattaatgttatttaattatttaatgtaattgtttattctattttcttcaAGGGAttctttgaataataataataattattattattgttgaataAGCGAGCAAAATCATGTGCAGTTTGATAGAGCATTTATATATTGTCCGTTTGTTTAGGGTTGTTGATTTATTGTCATAGATTTGAGTATAGATTTCTGTCTCCATGcatcaaaatatgaatttggCCATaccattattcaaatatattatttctaagTATCATAATTTAgataatcatttaaaaattttgtagttTGGAGTTTCGATTTTATGTATGtacataaatcaattttatagcatataagtaaatatatatcttGGATCTAGACTTGGCAAAATTTAATACGATTCATTAACCTGATACTATATTcatgacacaaaaaaaaattgcttaagATAATGATTTCCGATATGAAAAGTAATTTGGGGTTGTGGTTGAAATGACCTAAAAAAAATGGAGTCGTATTTGAATTGATATGAAGccaatccaattttttttttctatgcaaGAAAGTATTATAGACAAAGCAATACCGAAGCCCCAAAGGGCCCCCGGCAAACAACCTAAGCTTGGCAATGGTAAACAAGGCCACCAACGCCCAAACTAATGACCAACCATAACAACCACACCACTAGGATGCTTCGCTAGTTTGCAAGAGAAGAAAGCAAAAAATATAAGCACAAGCCATCCTCTTATCCAAACTATCACACTTTGAATTATGATAGTGCTTATATGCCAATTTACATAAATATACAATCTAAGCATCTTCATAGAAACAACACAAACAAGCTTGCAATTCCTTGGATCTTCATGCTAGGGAAAAGGTTCCCTTCGTTGATCTTCTTCTTCGATATGAATCTTCTCAAAGTCATCAAGAAGTTAGGTCAAGGAAGTCCTTTGACAAATCTGCAAGAAATCATCTAGTCATGACCAATACAAGACTTACCAGCCATGCCATTGAACCTTCCAGCCATAATCTTCAAGAAAACTTGCTAGTCATGCTTTGTAGCTTTCCAACTGTGCCAATTTCTTTTCATTCCAGTTATGCTCTCAAGCCTTCTAGTCATGCCAAGCTTCTTCGTTCCAACTGTGCCACTAAACCTTCTAGTCGTGATCTTCAAAATAACTTGTCAGTCGTGCTCTATAGCGTTCCAATCATGTTAATCACTTGTCATTCCAACCGTGCTCTCAAGCCTTCCAACCATGCCAAGCTTTTTCATTTCAGCCATGCCATAGTCTTTCCAACCGTGCCAACTAGATTCATAGGAGGAGATGCCTAAAAAGCTTCTTTAGGGGTAACAACCTTTTCTTCGTAGAAATACTTTGATGCACCATATGCTTCATAGGTAGATCATTCATTAACCAATaccctacaaaacaaaacacaatgTTAAAAAACACCACCTCTCTAGTCAACCAACAACACTCGACCTTCATCTCTTCTCTTTAGACTTGAGAATGCAATTAGGAAGGCCCATGCCTTAGCAATTCTTTCATTCTCCATTGTAAGActaaattcagaaaaataagcCCTTTTGTCTCTACAAGAACAATAAACTCTTGTGAATATAATTTCTTTGGAAAGAGCATGACCAGAGAAGCTTATATTATTCCTTTCCCTCCATATCGCATAGGTGGAAGCTCCGAGAACCATTTTGCTCATTAGGTCTTTTATGTTGGAGGCTCCCCAGTCCACCACAATATTGTCTATATAATCCTCCCAAGGCTGGACACTAAACCTTCTaccatataatttcataaactCTCCTAAATAAA from Mangifera indica cultivar Alphonso chromosome 8, CATAS_Mindica_2.1, whole genome shotgun sequence includes:
- the LOC123223156 gene encoding auxin-responsive protein IAA14-like, which codes for MEGGRRAKDGENGGEVGKKEKLEFESTELRLGLPGNNGGGCEGEGGAAARKRGFSETVDLKLNLSSKPKESCETDPNEKVKNHLLPSAADPAKPPAKAQVVGWPPVRAFRKNMLAVQKSSPEESGSGSFVKVSMDGAPYLRKVDLKMYKNYQDLCDALGKMFSSLTTIGNCGSQGMKDFMNESKPMDLLNDSDYVPTYEDRDGDWMLVGDVPWGMFVESCKRLRIMKSTEAIGIAPRSMEKFKNGS